The Lepeophtheirus salmonis chromosome 6, UVic_Lsal_1.4, whole genome shotgun sequence DNA window CGTGACTTTTTCCAGGCAAACGGACTTTGGTAAAGGGTGAGAACCATTCGAAAGAGAAATGCCCAAATACTGCCTTAAATGATTTCCATTGAGAATTTCTATGCCAAATTGCTTCTTCATTTTTAAGGGACTCAATACCCTGTGGATGGAGAGTGAtggatttatgaataattaatacgGATTTAAGCAATGATCCTTACCGTTTCATCATACCAGATTGCAGAGAGTTGAGTACAAAACATGATGGACGTAAAGAGTGCAAACAACATGCCCTCAAAGATTAAGAACAGTAAGAGTATAATCGTAGCGGGGGGTGAGTAGGCCGTGCACTTTCTCCATTCGGACCCTAAACAATCCACAAAATGAGCTAAAGCCAAGAAAAGGGCATGAATAGACATTAATGCGATGTAGAGCTGtggggaaaaagaaaagaagtctCATGAATAgatataatgatttaataagaGTTAAACTCATATATACAGTGaacaaaacaaagaattttTGATTCCCTTCTCCAACGCAGTTGTTGACCCAGGGGCAGTGATGATCCATTTTACGTACACATCTTTGACAAACAGAACAATGATGTGCTCTTTCTGGCTTGATGCAGGAACATTTCGGACATTTAAAGATCACTTGTCCTTCACGAAAGcccattttttcaatgttttccttTGTAGCGTTCCCTCTAGGAACAgctccctaaaaaaaaaagtacccaaGGCTTATCTACATGTATACAT harbors:
- the LOC121119441 gene encoding palmitoyltransferase ZDHHC3-like, which encodes MDSKYTRLDISSSSPYYTPTSKKDNRCICNSDVWCVGDICGVFCAFFTWSLIFYAEFVVTQVILLPTFNSTFSIINLLLFQMLTILAVASHLRAMLTDPGAVPRGNATKENIEKMGFREGQVIFKCPKCSCIKPERAHHCSVCQRCVRKMDHHCPWVNNCVGEGNQKFFVLFTLYIALMSIHALFLALAHFVDCLGSEWRKCTAYSPPATIILLLFLIFEGMLFALFTSIMFCTQLSAIWYDETGIESLKNEEAIWHRNSQWKSFKAVFGHFSFEWFSPFTKVRLPGKSHGYLFSV